The following proteins are encoded in a genomic region of Prionailurus viverrinus isolate Anna chromosome E3, UM_Priviv_1.0, whole genome shotgun sequence:
- the KDM8 gene encoding bifunctional peptidase and arginyl-hydroxylase JMJD5 isoform X5, giving the protein MAEGDREPLAGAGTLREALRALLPPTKEELTLQLGERVERSVVRLLREAVELFCGGRGGECLQASEAILDYSWEKLNTGPWRDVHRDWRRVYAFGCLLKAVCLCEEPGDAGAVAAALRVCDMGLLMGAAILGDILTKVAAVLQAHLPSGKRPAPGPAQEQPHEKRRNLRPQDTNLLRSLSWEVAGKFRHSPSEDIAGTEWQRGNVAHSSCIFLPKARHDHVWIPDVRSERTVPRLRCPSLQHFRKHFLVPGRPVILEGVADQWPCMKKWSLEYIQDVAGCRTVPVEVGSRYTDEEWSQTLMTVNEFISKYIRDEPRDVGYLAQHQLFDQVSLTPSPLVFSTLPLSHLPS; this is encoded by the exons ATGGCCGAGGGCGACCGGGAGCCCCTGGCTGGAGCCGGCACCCTCCGGGAGGCACTCAGGGCGCTCCTGCCCCCCACTAAAGAGGAGCTGACGCTGCAGCTCGGGGAGAGGGTGGAGCGCAGCGTGGTGCGGCTGCTGCGGGAAGCGGTAGAGCTGTTCTGCGGCGGCCGTGGGGGCGAGTGTCTGCAGGCCAGCGAGGCCATCCTGGACTACTCCTGGGAGAAACTCAACACGGGCCCGTGGCGCGACGTGCACAGAGACTGGCGCCGCGTGTACGCCTTCGGCTGCCTCCTGAAGGCCGTGTGTCTGTGCGAGGAGCCCGGGGACGCCGGCGCCGTGGCCGCAGCCCTGAGAGTCTGCGACATGGGTCTGCTGATGGGGGCGGCCATCCTCGGGGACATCCTCACTAAAGTCGCGGCCGTCCTGCAGGCGCACCTCCCCTCGGGAAAGAGGCCCGCCCCGGGCCCGGCCCAGGAGCAGCCCCACGAGAAG AGGAGGAACCTGAGGCCCCAAGACACTAACTTGCTCAGGTCACTCAGTTGGGAGGTGGCTGGGAAATTCCGGCACAGCCCCTCAGAAGACATCGCGGGGACTGAGTGGCAACGTGGAAACGTGGCTCATTCGTCCTGCATATTCCTGCCG AAAGCGAGGCACGACCATGTTTGGATTCCAGACGTGAGGTCTGAGAGAACGGTGCCCCGGCTCCGCTGCCCATCCCTCCAGCACTTCCGGAAGCATTTTCTGGTTCCGGGGAGGCCTGTGATCCTGGAAGGCGTGGCCGACCAGTGGCCGTGCATGAAGAAGTGGAG CTTGGAGTACATCCAGGACGTCGCCGGCTGCCGGACTGTCCCGGTGGAGGTTGGTTCCAGGTACACTGACGAGGAGTGGTCCCAGACGCTCATGACGGTCAACGAGTTCATCAGCAAGTACATCAGGGATGAG CCGAGGGACGTCGGGTACCTGGCTCAGCACCAGCTCTTTGACCAGGTAAGTCTGACGCCCTCTCCTCTTGTCTTTTCCACTCTCCCTTTGTCCCACCTCCCTTCCTGA
- the KDM8 gene encoding bifunctional peptidase and arginyl-hydroxylase JMJD5 isoform X7, producing the protein MAEGDREPLAGAGTLREALRALLPPTKEELTLQLGERVERSVVRLLREAVELFCGGRGGECLQASEAILDYSWEKLNTGPWRDVHRDWRRVYAFGCLLKAVCLCEEPGDAGAVAAALRVCDMGLLMGAAILGDILTKVAAVLQAHLPSGKRPAPGPAQEQPHEKRRNLRPQDTNLLRSLSWEVAGKFRHSPSEDIAGTEWQRGNVAHSSCIFLPKARHDHVWIPDVRSERTVPRLRCPSLQHFRKHFLVPGRPVILEGVADQWPCMKKWSLEYIQDVAGCRTVPVEVGSRYTDEEWSQTLMTVNEFISKYIRDEPRDVGYLAQHQLFDQAAAGRAFQPF; encoded by the exons ATGGCCGAGGGCGACCGGGAGCCCCTGGCTGGAGCCGGCACCCTCCGGGAGGCACTCAGGGCGCTCCTGCCCCCCACTAAAGAGGAGCTGACGCTGCAGCTCGGGGAGAGGGTGGAGCGCAGCGTGGTGCGGCTGCTGCGGGAAGCGGTAGAGCTGTTCTGCGGCGGCCGTGGGGGCGAGTGTCTGCAGGCCAGCGAGGCCATCCTGGACTACTCCTGGGAGAAACTCAACACGGGCCCGTGGCGCGACGTGCACAGAGACTGGCGCCGCGTGTACGCCTTCGGCTGCCTCCTGAAGGCCGTGTGTCTGTGCGAGGAGCCCGGGGACGCCGGCGCCGTGGCCGCAGCCCTGAGAGTCTGCGACATGGGTCTGCTGATGGGGGCGGCCATCCTCGGGGACATCCTCACTAAAGTCGCGGCCGTCCTGCAGGCGCACCTCCCCTCGGGAAAGAGGCCCGCCCCGGGCCCGGCCCAGGAGCAGCCCCACGAGAAG AGGAGGAACCTGAGGCCCCAAGACACTAACTTGCTCAGGTCACTCAGTTGGGAGGTGGCTGGGAAATTCCGGCACAGCCCCTCAGAAGACATCGCGGGGACTGAGTGGCAACGTGGAAACGTGGCTCATTCGTCCTGCATATTCCTGCCG AAAGCGAGGCACGACCATGTTTGGATTCCAGACGTGAGGTCTGAGAGAACGGTGCCCCGGCTCCGCTGCCCATCCCTCCAGCACTTCCGGAAGCATTTTCTGGTTCCGGGGAGGCCTGTGATCCTGGAAGGCGTGGCCGACCAGTGGCCGTGCATGAAGAAGTGGAG CTTGGAGTACATCCAGGACGTCGCCGGCTGCCGGACTGTCCCGGTGGAGGTTGGTTCCAGGTACACTGACGAGGAGTGGTCCCAGACGCTCATGACGGTCAACGAGTTCATCAGCAAGTACATCAGGGATGAG CCGAGGGACGTCGGGTACCTGGCTCAGCACCAGCTCTTTGACCAG
- the KDM8 gene encoding bifunctional peptidase and arginyl-hydroxylase JMJD5 isoform X6 — MAEGDREPLAGAGTLREALRALLPPTKEELTLQLGERVERSVVRLLREAVELFCGGRGGECLQASEAILDYSWEKLNTGPWRDVHRDWRRVYAFGCLLKAVCLCEEPGDAGAVAAALRVCDMGLLMGAAILGDILTKVAAVLQAHLPSGKRPAPGPAQEQPHEKRRNLRPQDTNLLRSLSWEVAGKFRHSPSEDIAGTEWQRGNVAHSSCIFLPKARHDHVWIPDVRSERTVPRLRCPSLQHFRKHFLVPGRPVILEGVADQWPCMKKWSLEYIQDVAGCRTVPVEVGSRYTDEEWSQTLMTVNEFISKYIRDEPRDVGYLAQHQLFDQLVFKSPSHETWTQAC, encoded by the exons ATGGCCGAGGGCGACCGGGAGCCCCTGGCTGGAGCCGGCACCCTCCGGGAGGCACTCAGGGCGCTCCTGCCCCCCACTAAAGAGGAGCTGACGCTGCAGCTCGGGGAGAGGGTGGAGCGCAGCGTGGTGCGGCTGCTGCGGGAAGCGGTAGAGCTGTTCTGCGGCGGCCGTGGGGGCGAGTGTCTGCAGGCCAGCGAGGCCATCCTGGACTACTCCTGGGAGAAACTCAACACGGGCCCGTGGCGCGACGTGCACAGAGACTGGCGCCGCGTGTACGCCTTCGGCTGCCTCCTGAAGGCCGTGTGTCTGTGCGAGGAGCCCGGGGACGCCGGCGCCGTGGCCGCAGCCCTGAGAGTCTGCGACATGGGTCTGCTGATGGGGGCGGCCATCCTCGGGGACATCCTCACTAAAGTCGCGGCCGTCCTGCAGGCGCACCTCCCCTCGGGAAAGAGGCCCGCCCCGGGCCCGGCCCAGGAGCAGCCCCACGAGAAG AGGAGGAACCTGAGGCCCCAAGACACTAACTTGCTCAGGTCACTCAGTTGGGAGGTGGCTGGGAAATTCCGGCACAGCCCCTCAGAAGACATCGCGGGGACTGAGTGGCAACGTGGAAACGTGGCTCATTCGTCCTGCATATTCCTGCCG AAAGCGAGGCACGACCATGTTTGGATTCCAGACGTGAGGTCTGAGAGAACGGTGCCCCGGCTCCGCTGCCCATCCCTCCAGCACTTCCGGAAGCATTTTCTGGTTCCGGGGAGGCCTGTGATCCTGGAAGGCGTGGCCGACCAGTGGCCGTGCATGAAGAAGTGGAG CTTGGAGTACATCCAGGACGTCGCCGGCTGCCGGACTGTCCCGGTGGAGGTTGGTTCCAGGTACACTGACGAGGAGTGGTCCCAGACGCTCATGACGGTCAACGAGTTCATCAGCAAGTACATCAGGGATGAG CCGAGGGACGTCGGGTACCTGGCTCAGCACCAGCTCTTTGACCAG